One genomic segment of Mangifera indica cultivar Alphonso chromosome 6, CATAS_Mindica_2.1, whole genome shotgun sequence includes these proteins:
- the LOC123218114 gene encoding beta-hexosaminidase 3-like: protein MGRFPFRVLVFALVFAEMVVGIRGGNVEDVKVWPLPYSVSYGHKNMYMIGDFKLLSDGSKYSDASGILKDGFSRFIDLLKVAHVIDGNVSKYGNSSVLVGLNVVILTQDDELQYGIDESYKLLVPSPKKPAFAQIEAQTVYGALHALQTLSQICQFNFKSRIIEVPMTPWTISDKPRFPFRGLLIDTSRHYQPVPVIKSVIDSMAYAKLNVLHWHIVDMQSFPLEIPSYPKLGNGAYSVSERYTMADAAEIVSYAQKRGINVLAEIDVPGHALSWGVGYPSLWPSKDCQQPLDVSNNFTFKVIDGILSDFSKVFKFKFVHLGGDEVDTSCWRTTSHISKWLKEHGMNESEAYQYFVLQAQKIALSHGFEPVNWEETFNNFGKKLSPKTVVHNWLGGGVAENVVKAGLRCIVSNQDKWYLDHLDTPWPLFYLNEPLTNITDPSQQKLVIGGEVCMWGETVDASDIQQTIWPRAAAAAERLWTPYNKLAKDAMLVAGRLAHFRCLLNQRGIAAAPLNAVGRGTPYEPGSCYNQ, encoded by the exons ATGGGGAGATTTCCTTTCCGGGTTCTTGTTTTTGCGTTGGTTTTTGCTGAAATGGTGGTGGGAATAAGAGGTGGAAACGTAGAAGATGTAAAAGTCTGGCCTTTGCCTTATTCTGTGAGCTATGGCCATAAAAACATGTACATGATTGGAGATTTCAAGTTGTTGAGCGACGGAAGCAAGTACAGTGACGCTTCTGGGATTTTGAAAGACGGGTTCTCTCGGTTTATTGATCTTTTGAAGGTGGCTCATGTTATTGATGGTAATGTTTCCAAGTATGGTAATTCCTCCGTTCTTGTGGGTTTGAATGTGGTCATTTTAACTCAAGATGATGAG TTACAATATGGGATTGATGAGTCATACAAGTTATTGGTTCCATCTCCTAAGAAGCCAGCTTTTGCGCAAATTGAG GCGCAGACAGTTTATGGGGCTTTACATGCTCTTCAG ACCTTGAGCCAAATATGCCAATTCAACTTTAAATCCAGGATAATTGAAGTTCCAATGACACCATGGACCATTTCTGATAAACCAAGGTTCCCTTTTCGAGGGCTCTTAATTG ATACATCTCGACATTATCAACCAGTTCCAGTGATTAAGAGTGTTATTGACTCTATGGCGTATGCAAAGCTG AACGTTTTGCACTGGCACATTGTAGATATGCAATCTTTTCCTTTAGAGATACCGTCGTATCCAAAACTTGGGAATGGTGCATATTCAGTTTCAGAAAGATATACAATGGCTGATGCTGCTGAAATTGTAAG TTACGCTCAAAAACGAGGGATTAATGTATTGGCTGAAATAGATGTTCCGGGACATGCCTTATCTTG GGGGGTTGGCTATCCTTCATTGTGGCCGTCAAAGGACTGTCAGCAGCCACTTGATGTCAGcaataattttacattcaaaGTGATAGATGGAATACTTTCAG ACTTCAGTAAagtctttaaatttaaattcgttCACTTGGGAGGTGACGAAGTCGATACAa GTTGCTGGAGAACAACTTCTCACATATCGAAATG GTTGAAGGAGCATGGGATGAATGAATCTGAAGCGTATCAATACTTTGTCTTGCAAGCTCAGAAAATAGCTCTCTCCCATGGATTTGAACCGGTTAACTG GGAGGAGACTTTCAACAACTTCGGCAAAAAATTGAGTCCAAAAACTGTGGTACACAACTG GCTTGGAGGTGGTGTCGCTGAAAACGTTGTTAAGGCTGGATTAAGGTGCATTGTAAGCAACCAGGACAAGTGGTATTTGGACCACTTGGATACTCCATGGCCGCTATTCTATTTGAATGAACCACTCACAAATATCACAGATCCCAGCCAACAGAAATTGGTGATTGGTGGAGAGGTTTGCATGTGGGGTGAAACAGTTGATGCCTCGGATATTCAGCAAACGATCTGGCCACGAGCTGCAGCAGCTGCTG AGCGCTTATGGACACCATATAATAAGCTGGCTAAGGATGCAATGCTAGTCGCTGGAAGGCTCGCACACTTCAGGTGTTTGCTAAATCAAAGAGGAATAGCAGCTGCTCCATTAAATGCAGTTGGTCGTGGTACTCCCTATGAACCTGGTTCTTGCTATAATCAATAA
- the LOC123219732 gene encoding endoglucanase 12-like, producing the protein MAAGKLPESNGIPWRGNSGLTDGSDLTDVKGGLVGGYYDAGDNTKFHFPMAYTTTMLSWSVIEYNHKYKAIGEYNHIRDLIKWGTDYLLLTFNSTATKINQIHAQVGGSQNGSSTPDDHYCWMRPEDMSYPRPVQTIQAGPDLSGEMAAALAAASIVFRDNSAYSQKLIKGAKTLFDFARDSGRRRTYSKGNPYIEPYYNSTGYFDEYMWGAAWLYYATGNSSYISLATNSGIPKNSRAFYMIPDNLVLNWDNKLPAAMLLLTRFRIFLNPGYPYEDMLSMYHNTTTLTMCAYLPQFHFFNWTTGGMIELNHGKAQPLQYMATAAFLASLYVDYLNASNIPGINCGPTFISLDQLRNFSTSQMDYILGENPLKMSYVVGFGNKYPTHVHHRAASIPSDNVKYSCTGGYKWRDTKNPNPHNITGAMVGGPDKFDKFHDVRGNYSYTEPTMAGNAGLVAALASLTTTAGYGVDKNTIFTAVPPLYPQSPPPPAPWKP; encoded by the exons aTGGCAGCTGGGAAGTTGCCCGAGAGCAATGGTATACCATGGAGGGGAAACTCAGGGCTGACTGATGGGAGTGATTTGACGGACGTTAAAGGAGGTCTGGTGGGAGGATATTACGACGCCGGTGACAATACAAAGTTTCATTTTCCGATGGCATATACGACGACGATGCTGAGTTGGAGTGTGATTGAATACAATCACAAATATAAAGCCATTGGAGAATACAACCATATCAGAGATCTCATCAAATGGGGCACTGATTATTTGCTTCTCACCTTCAACTCTACTGCCACCAAGATCAACCAAATCCATGCCCAG GTTGGGGGATCGCAGAACGGCAGTTCAACGCCGGATGATCACTACTGTTGGATGAGACCCGAAGACATGAGCTATCCAAGACCAGTACAAACAATCCAGGCAGGACCTGATCTCTCCGGGGAAATGGCGGCCGCTCTGGCAGCTGCCTCCATCGTTTTCCGGGACAACTCTGCGTACTCCCAGAAGCTGATCAAAGGAGCCAAAACACTGTTCGACTTCGCCCGAGACAGCGGCCGACGAAGAACTTATTCCAAAGGGAACCCTTACATCGAGCCATACTACAACTCCACTGGCTACTTTGATGAATACATGTGGGGTGCCGCCTGGCTGTATTATGCCACCGGAAACAGTTCCTACATTTCCCTGGCGACAAATTCTGGAATTCCCAAGAATTCCAGGGCGTTTTATATGATTCCTGATAATCTTGTTCTGAATTGGGATAATAAATTGCCTGCTGCCATGCTCCTGCTGACAAGGTTCAGAATTTTTCTGAATCCTGGATATCCTTATGAGGATATGCTGAGCATGTATCACAACACAACAACTCTTACTATGTGCGCGTATCTTCCGCAATTCCATTTCTTCAACTGGACTACAG GGGGAATGATCGAACTGAACCATGGAAAAGCACAGCCTCTGCAGTATATGGCTACTGCTGCTTTCTTGGCATCTCTGTATGTTGATTACTTGAATGCTTCTAATATTCCTGGAATCAACTGTGGTCCTACTTTCATTTCATTAGATCAGCTGAGGAATTTCTCAACCTCTCAG ATGGATTACATTCTGGGTGAGAACCCCTTGAAGATGAGCTATGTGGTGGGGTTCGGCAACAAGTATCCCACACATGTACATCACCGGGCTGCTTCGATACCCTCTGACAACGTTAAGTATTCATGCACAGGAGGATACAAATGGCGTGACACCAAGAATCCCAACCCTCACAACATCACTGGAGCCATGGTCGGAGGGCCTGATAAGTTTGACAAGTTTCATGATGTACGTGGCAACTATAGCTACACCGAGCCAACAATGGCTGGGAATGCCGGCCTGGTGGCTGCACTTGCATCTTTGACAACAACTGCTGGTTATGGCGTTGACAAGAACACCATTTTTACAGCTGTTCCACCACTGTATCCACAGAGTCCCCCACCTCCAGCTCCTTGGAAACCTTAA
- the LOC123218230 gene encoding beta-hexosaminidase 3-like: MGRFPFRVLVFALVFAEMVVGISGGNVEDVKVWPLPYSVSYGHKNMYMIGDFKLLSDGSKYSDASGILKDGFSRFIDLLKVAHVVDGNVSKYGNSSVLVGLNVVILTQDDELQYGIDESYKLLVPSPKKPAYAQIEAQTVYGALHALQTLSQICQFNFKSRIIEVPMTPWTISDKPRFPFRGLLIDTSRHYQPVPVIKSVIDSMAYAKLNVLHWHIVDMQSFPLEIPSYPKLWNGAYSVSERYTMADAAEIVSYAQKRGNNVLAEIDVPGHALSWGVGYPSLWPSKDCQQPLDVSNNFTFKVIDGILSDFSKVFKFKFVHLGGDEVDTSCWRTTSHISKWLKEHGMNESEAYQYFVLQAQKIALSHGFEPVNWEETFNNFGKKLSPKTVVHNWLGGGVAENIVKAGLRCVVSNQDKWYLHYLDTPWPLFYLNEPLTNITDPSQQKLVIGGEVCMWGETVDASDIQQTIWPRAAAAAERLWTPYNKLAKDAMLVAGRLAHFRCLLNQRGIAAAPLNAVGRGTPYEPGSCYNQ, from the exons ATGGGGAGATTTCCTTTCCGGGTTCTTGTTTTTGCGTTGGTTTTTGCTGAAATGGTGGTGGGAATAAGTGGTGGAAATGTAGAAGATGTAAAAGTCTGGCCTTTGCCTTATTCTGTGAGCTATGGCCATAAAAACATGTACATGATTGGAGATTTCAAGTTGTTGAGCGATGGAAGCAAGTACAGTGACGCTTCTGGGATTTTGAAAGATGGGTTCTCTCGGTTTATTGATCTTTTGAAGGTGGCTCATGTTGTTGATGGTAATGTTTCCAAGTATGGTAATTCCTCCGTTCTTGTGGGTTTGAATGTGGTCATTTTAACTCAAGATGATGAG TTACAATATGGGATTGATGAGTCATACAAGTTATTGGTTCCATCTCCTAAGAAGCCAGCTTATGCGCAAATTGAG GCGCAGACAGTTTATGGGGCTTTACATGCTCTTCAG ACCTTGAGCCAAATATGCCAATTCAACTTTAAATCCAGGATAATTGAAGTTCCAATGACACCATGGACCATTTCTGATAAACCAAGGTTCCCTTTTCGAGGGCTCTTAATTG ATACATCTCGACATTATCAACCAGTTCCAGTGATTAAGAGTGTTATTGACTCTATGGCATATGCAAAGCTG AACGTTTTGCACTGGCACATTGTAGATATGCAATCTTTTCCTTTAGAGATACCGTCGTATCCAAAACTTTGGAATGGTGCATATTCAGTTTCAGAAAGATATACAATGGCTGATGCTGCTGAAATTGTAAG TTACGCTCAAAAACGAGGAAATAATGTATTGGCTGAAATAGATGTTCCGGGACATGCCTTATCTTG GGGGGTTGGCTATCCTTCATTGTGGCCGTCAAAGGACTGTCAGCAGCCACTTGATGTCAGcaataattttacattcaaaGTGATAGATGGAATACTTTCAG ACTTCAGTAAagtctttaaatttaaattcgttCACTTGGGAGGTGACGAAGTCGATACAa GTTGCTGGAGAACAACTTCTCACATATCGAAATG GTTGAAGGAGCACGGGATGAATGAATCTGAAGCGTATCAATACTTTGTCTTGCAAGCTCAGAAAATAGCTCTCTCCCATGGATTTGAACCGGTTAACTG GGAGGAGACTTTCAACAACTTCGGCAAAAAATTGAGTCCAAAAACTGTGGTACACAACTG GCTTGGAGGTGGTGTCGCTGAAAACATTGTTAAGGCTGGATTAAGGTGCGTTGTAAGCAACCAGGACAAGTGGTATTTGCACTACTTGGATACTCCATGGCCGCTATTCTATTTGAATGAACCACTCACAAATATCACAGATCCCAGCCAACAGAAATTGGTGATTGGTGGAGAGGTTTGCATGTGGGGTGAAACAGTTGATGCCTCGGATATTCAGCAAACGATCTGGCCACGAGCTGCAGCAGCTGCTG AGCGCTTATGGACACCATATAATAAGCTGGCTAAGGATGCAATGCTAGTTGCTGGAAGGCTCGCACACTTCAGGTGTTTGCTAAATCAAAGAGGAATAGCAGCTGCTCCATTAAATGCAGTTGGTCGTGGTACTCCCTATGAACCTGGTTCTTGCTATAATCAATAA